TGTTGGGTTTATCTAAATACTTCAATATAATACTGcaaattttttaataatttttctaagtgataatttaagatattacTTAATAGTTGAAGTTACTTACTAAAAACCGTGAAAATAAAAGTGGTTTATCAAAAAATATGGAAGAAATATTAAACAAGAAATTTGATGCACAACTAACATATGACCCTCTCTGCTTAAAAAAACACCTCTAGATATTTTAGGCCAAACAATTGAATTATAATTTAGTCAATTTTTAACAAACATCTATATAAGGGctaaaagagaggcaaatctATGTAGAGCTGACAAATACCTCCctctgatttgcctctcttataaTATACATAGTAGTAGTACTATGTAAATAACTAACATGTGATTAATTGATTTATTTCGTATATATTTAACCTAAAACCTTCTAATTATTTGTGGTAATAATCGATTATATTTTACCTAAAGTTTGGTTGGTGGTATGGTTGAAAAATACATTCGCGTCGTGGGTGACCAGGGAAGAATGGATTTTTGATAGCGTCTCTAAGCATTcgtctaattgattatgaaaatatcaaaaaaattactactaacttacatattatagtgttttgtttatttactcaattattATAATTAGTCAAACGAATGGTCAAAGAGTCTGAGTTTTAAAGTTCAAAACTCACCTACCAACCAAAAAAAAGTTGAGTCTAAGGGTGGGGTTGAGGCGGGTGTTGATACACGGGGGTGATGGAGAAGTGATGAATTTTATTATTTACCTTTCGAGACAGAGATTGGGAGGGTGGGTATCGTTTCTATCGTGGGTGCAGAGGATGAGATAAGAATTTTAGGCGGGTACGGGTGTGCATGCCCCGCCCCGCATCAAAGACATCCCTaactaaataaattaaatggtgtgATAGGTATTGAGTGATTGGGTAATGAGTTTGATGAGGCGATCATGTGGGTATTTAGCGGGTATTACTATCGAAGTGGATAATGGATGAGATAACTTTATGTTTGACCCAAGTGATgaataagaaataaaataatttttcaacGTAACCTcaattgttttaattgttttaataaTAAACAAGACACTAAATGAGTAATAACAAACTTATCCAtagttaattttaattaagagaGTATCTATAAGCTTTATTTTGATGAAAATTGTCTACCATATTTCAtgtaattttatatttatattatatacCGTGTAACTTAATTAATCATTTGATACGTTTATTAGTCTTTTAAAAACTCTTTTACCAAATAAAAAGTTGAAACTAGGGGTGAGTTTACATAGGTGGGTGATGGAGcgtggatgaattttattttgtacccgACCTCTCGGGATGGGGATTGGGAGGGGTGAATAGACGTTAAATGATTGAATAATGAGGTAATGAGGCAAGTAGTAAGTGGTATGACTACCAAATGGAAGGGTGGATGGGATAACTTAATGCTTGAAAGGGGGTGATGAATGGGATAtgatgaaaaataattttgtccAAGGTTGTCTTTTGCAAAAAAGTGGTTATAAAAGGTTATCTTtcgcaaatttgccaaaaattgGACATATTTATCTATACTAAGATTCAAACACAAGACCTTAAGTTTGAagaataactctcattaccatcttaaccaaccactaattgttgtttatcaatgtacgttaatttataaatacatgtgAATCTAAAACAACTACTCCGTAAATTTTTATGTTACCTCTTATTTCTTATGGACTATAttggaataaaaataataattaaaatatttgaaaaaccatgaattaaacaataaaaatattaGAAAAATTACTCGACATTATAAAAGTAATGTACATGTGTAGTTGATGAAGTTAATgaatcttttcacttttatgATCTACatgtattttagtcaaatattgagttgaaaaagaatttcaaattttaattattcaatgtagcaaccggggcatcgGCCAGGATACACACTAGTTAATACTTATAACAAGATTTGTATATGTCCCATTTACATTTATGTCGAACATGAATACATATCCTAAGGACCCTTTCATAGTAAGGGACTGATAAGGCAATAACAAACAACTGATGAATTGATGGTTCTTGTAATGGCCTAATGGGGTCAATCTTCATATGTTTGAAATGGGCGAAGAGGGATACCATCCTTTgaaagggtgatgataaaggtcgcaagttgcgacaatatttagttatcgaaatcttacgtgtcggagtttaattggtacatatatgcgccacgtaggctatgagtcatcataatatttttactatcaatgcaaaatttttactatgaaaatatgtaaataaggtaatcgatataaagaaagaaacaaattagaatattaagatttttctacccttattttaaacatgtataataggatatataagttaaatattttagattccaatttaaatcatgacacataagcatgccatgtcatcattgtgacacggcttaaaggtcgcatgttgcgacctttatcattttcgcctTTGAAATCAATTGTCGTAAAATAATGAAAATGAGATATGTGAATTTATGAGGGTAGTGAATAACGTCTAATATCACAACTCAGAAATGTATGGACAACGTGTGAAACAGACCTTTACATTTATTTGTATTTGTGTCTCAAAATGGAATCAGTGCAGAGCACTAGTTATAGTCGGACTAGTCGGTGATCTCTGATCCGACTATTATACCAATTGCCAAGTGCATTGCAATTAGCAATAATGCACACTACTTAAAAGTCCATTTGTTTATTCAAATTTGACTAATCACTTGAATAATAAGGGGAAATGTCGTAAACTTGGTACGAAGTACGGAAGTGTGTTTTTATCATTAAGGTCATATTGTGAAACCTATGTACTAAGTATAAGAATAAGACCAAGTTTGAAATAATATGCTTACTGAATCGGCCGCTGAGACTAGATCTCTAAAATACAAATGAACTATTGACTTGTTTTACATTGCGAGTCGTACACAAATCAAATGTTTTACTTGTGGACCTGTTGGTTTAATTAACCATTTGGCACAACTTATTTCAAAGTCATTTTCACTAGAAAAAAGTCTTTCTTATCAGATAATAACACATACTTTCCctcagaaaaataaaataaaaagagataATAGCACATAAATAGTATGAGATATAGCGAACAATAATTGCAAAcaatctattacattatactaaaacagacaccagaaaaatgacacatgtcacttcctggtgtaaatttttcccgccaaaaaaaaaagttcataaaaaatctctattttattattttgtttatttcctATCCTTATATATTAACTGTTTATGTATGGAAaatttttgtttatatattatgGAAATAATATATACCACATACTAATTTGCTAAAAgtatttttggtaatattttattgATAATCTTTATACTTGtattaataatgaaaatatatttattcaaTAGTTTGGTCAAATCAACATATTAGTATATCGAATACTTTCGTCAAAATTAGCGTATCAAGtttataaaatatgtaatacgtAGTAGGACAAAAACTACATACGAAGTACATAGTGTTAAAATTGgtcaaataattttaaaatatccgtgcatgcacgggatctaatctaattTTCAATATTTAAGTGTTAACAGAAGTTTAGATAACATACAATTTGACTAGATCTAACGTTAATTCATGTGATGTTGTTTGAAGGTGTCAAATAACATCgtaactaaaaaataaaaagtcctTAAATTTTTTCACAAGTGTTAACTAGAGATTAAGATAACATAAAATTTGACTAAGTCTATCagctaattaatttaaatgacgTTATTTAAAAGTGTCAAATAACGTCTTCACTAAAAAGCAAGTGAGGTGAGAAGTCACTCAAATAGTGTGTGGCATTCCCTCACATGATTTGGCGTAAGAAATGGATATATGATTACATGAGTCAGATACGTTTTAATTGCACCACATTTTGTATGACTACTTGCATTTTTGCAATTGCCATTTTCCAAGCACTAATTACTTCATTGTACTCGTTAAAATCGTATTTAGTGGCTTCCCTAATTTCTCACCATTTATATCGTTTTTTCCACTTTCTCAGTATCAACCAGTtagcttctctttctctctcctaaaattcAGCAACTTCGCAAACATGGCAGATTAGAAGCCTACCCACAAACAAAGGTACTTCCACTTTGTACTTTCAATCTTCGCTTTGTTACcactattttgatttttgtctATACATTTCCATATTCTTTTTTGCcttcttttgtttgtttgttgggTCTTAACTTTTTTGAATGTGTGGTTAAGTAGATGTGagagtttgaatttcttaccaTTTTTCTGGTGATTTACTTGTTTAGTTCCATAAATTCGGGGAATTCATAGGCTTAATTTGTTTTTGAGTAGAATAAATCACTGTGGATTTgaagaaacaattcaaattttactgggaattcaagatgacaattatcaaaaaaaaaatttaaaaattcgaATTTATTATGATTGTCAAAATTCGAGTAAATAAAATTTTTGTGTATAACATTGATATTTAATCAGGATTCACTAAATCAGTGCTAGCTTTTTGTTTAGATtccacctttaaaaaaaaaaaggaaaaaaatagaaTGAGTTTGATTGAGATACTCATGGATCCCAAATTGGCAAATTATTCTTCGGATATTGTGGTATCTTGGATAATGACTTTTCTACCCTCCTTCTCAAAGGTGGGGTTACTGAAGTTTGAGTATTCATGGGAAGTAGTCAATCGAATCCATAGGAGGTAGACAAtggtattttatttattaattgattTAGTTGAGTTAGCTTAAAGAAATTACATGTGTCATTAGCGGTTTAGCGCGCTTTTAGGACCCTTAAACCATTTTTAAGACGATTAGAGCTTAAACCTTTATTTACTTTGAAGATTAGGATCCTTGAAGTCTTGAACCCTTTTTTTGATTTAGTTGAATTACTTAGCTAAAGAGATTACGTGTCATTAGCGCGCTTTGGGACCTTTAAGCCATTTTTTTATGAAGATTAGGACGCTTAAACCTTTTTCTAATGAAGATTAAAACCCTTAGAGTCTTAGAACCCTTTTTGTTTAATGAAGGATAGTACCCTTAGACCTTAAAATCTAGTTATATCTTTTTTTAATAGgttaatatttaattatatcAAACTTACTTTGAGATCTGCTAGAATTGAGACAATGCACATGCTTGAGAAAGTGTTGACTTGTGGCCTACTTCCCTGAATCTCACTTTTTGGAATTTTGTTAACTTTCATATTCAATCtgtctgaaataaataaattattagtAAATAACATTGGATTTGTATGACAAAACAATGAACTTATGATAAGGAAACCTTTTTGGCCTACCTAAACAATTTCTCTCAAAATCTGTAGATTCTAAAgtaattatttttgttgttgaatctTGTCTTGAAGTTGACAAAGGTCAAATTTTATACCAAGTCTTGATCAATTCACATACCATCAGGTTATTTCTGAATTCTTTTGAAGATTTGCATCTGTTACTTCATCTGCTGTTTTCCAAATCCGTTTGGCATGGATGAAAGTTCGGATTTTATGTTGTTCATTCGTTAGAATAGCGAAACAACGAGCATACTACATTATTTGCATTATGGACCTTCTCATTTCTTGTTgaatttatttgttctttctgaTCTGTGCATTTTGTGAAACTTTTTTGATGTTTCCTTTACAATACTTAAACCTAGTCAAGAGATGCATCCTTACCTTCTGTTTGCTCGAACTTTGAGTTTAGCAAGTTTTTGTCCCCTGCTTCACTAGAAAGTAGAAACTATGAAGCCTCTATACAAGAAGACTGTTTAAGTTGACAAGGACTGTTGTTTCTAGTTTTTCACTGTTCTGATCTCTCTGTTTGAACCTGGACTACTTGCATCCAGAACTTGAACACTTATTTACAATACTTCAAACTAGACAAAAAACTATCTTCCCAAAGTAACTCACTTGATCCCTGCTATCACGTGGTTCGTTTGCCTTTTACTTCATGCTTGCTGTTATGAAAGTGTCGAGTTTCTGAAATCATTTACAAGTTCTGTATATCTTCATCTTGTATATTGTAAATCATGACCACTATTGAGAAGACTGCACAAATTTCCTTCCTGTATTATGCCGATCATCCTCAAATTCATTGTATTTCATTCTAATCAGACTAAAAGATTGTACAAGATTATTTTTGCGAGTACAAACATCTCTATGTCATTTGTATTAGAAGTATGCATATTCTTTCTTTAAATCATTGACTGGATCTgtgttatttttccttttggttTTCTTTAACTACCTTATCGTACAATTACTCCCAACGTCTCAAATTAGGTTCCTGCCATTGGTGGGGGTACTGGGATGGAGGTATTTTTATAAAAGCTCTTTTGACCTTAACATTACAATTACAACAAGGTTGTTTGTAAAAACCCTAAATCCAAAAGGCAATTGACCACACTAAAAGCAagtaatatgtagttaaaaagCTCAGCTCGTGCTGCGTTTGCAATTTCTCCAAATATTTAgttgttatttttcttgttacaGGTATCTATAGTCCATTTGTCTTCCACAGCTAGCTAGAAGCATTGCCCGTTTTCCAAACTGACCATGAACAATCTGAAGCTGGGAGTAGATGTGGTTAGTGCACATGATCTTATGCCAAAAGATGGCCAAGGATCGTCAAGTGCATTTGTCGAGCTTCATTTCGATGGACAGAAATTCCGAACCACTATAAAGGAAAAGGATCTCAGCCCAGTTTGGGACGAGAGCTTCTATTTCAATATATCTGATCCATCAGTCCTCCCCCATCTCGCTCTTGATGTCTATGTATACAATCAGAACAGAGCCACACACTCGAGGTCATTTCTTGGAAAGGTCACCCTCAGTGGgacttcatttgttcctcgcTCTGATGCGGTGGTCTTGCATTACCCTCTGGAAAAGCGCGGAATATTTTCTCGCATTAAAGGAGAGCTTGGTCTCAAAGTTTATATCACTGACGATCCAACCATTAAGTCATCCACTCCAATTCCTGATGCTGAAAATCATGCTCAGGCTGCAAAATCTGAAGTCAGACACACTTTCCGTCATCTACCTAACTCCAACCAATCTCATTCTCATTCCCATCCTCAATCTCATTCTCATTCCCATCCTCAAACTCATTCTCATCCTCAACATGAACATCATCATGGTTCTCATGTGGAAGCTTCTCATGAGGCATCATATCAAGAAGTTCAGGAGATGAAAATGAAAGCTGAAGCACCGCCGCCCAAGATTGTCAGAATGCACTCTGCTTCTGCTGCACAACCTGTTGATTTTGCCCTCAAAGAGACAAGTCCATACCTTGGAGGGGGGCGAGTAGTTGGGGGACGCATTGTTCACGCAGACAAAACTGCAAGCACATATGACCTTGTGGAACGAATGCAATTCCTTTATGTGAGAGTTGTCAGAGCCCGTGATCTTCCTAATATGGATCTTACTGGTAGTTTAGATCCTTTTGTGGAGGTGAGAGTCGGAAACTATAAAGGGGTGACCAAGCACCTGGACAAGAATGACCACCCTGAATGGAATGTGGTGTTTGCCTTCTCAAAGGATCGATTACAGGCTTCGGTTCTTGAAGTTAAAGTAAAGGACAAGGATTTAATTAAAGATGATTTTGTTGGCATTGTAAGGTTTGATTTGCATGAGGTGCCAAGCAGGGTTCCCCCAGATAGTCCGTTGGCTCCTCAATGGTACCGTCTTGAGGATAAGAAGGGTGAAAAGGTAAAAGGCGAGTTAATGCTGGCTGTTTGGCTTGGTACTCAAGCTGATGAGTCATATTCAGAAGCATGGCATTCTGATACAGCTGGTATTGATATTCAGTCTTCTGCTGCTTCAGCACTTTTGCGTTCGAAGGTTTATCATGCTCCGAGGCTGTGGTATGTTCGTGTTAATGTTATTGAGGCACAGGATCTGATACCTACTGAAAAGAACCGGTTTCCTGAAGTTTTCTGCAAGGCACAGATAGGTCACCAGATAATGAAAACTAAACCTGTTCAAGCTCGCACATTGAACTCCCTTTGGAATGAGGATCTATTGTTCGTCGCTGCAGAGCCCTTCGATGACCATCTGGTTATCACTGTTGAGGATCGTGTGGCTCCTGGTAAAGACGAGATCATTGGGAGAGTCATCATCCCGTTGAGTCAGATCGATAGGCGTGCAGATGACCGGCTCATTCCTTCTCGGTGGTTTCATCTTGAGAAGCCAGTTGCTGTGGATATTGACCAGTTGAAGAAAGAGAAATTTGCAAGCCGGCTTCATCTTCGAGTGTGTTTAGATGGAGGTTATCATGTTCTTGACGAGTCAACTCATTACAGCAGTGATCTCCGCCCCACAGCGAAACAGCTCTGGAAGCCTACTATAGGCGTGTTGGAACTTGGAATCTTAAGCGCTGAAGGACTCCACCCAATGAAAACAAGGGATAATAGAGGTACATCAGATACATATTGTGTTGCAAAGTATGGTCATAAGTGGGTCAGAACAAGAACACTTGTTGACAGCCTCTCTCCGAAATATAACGAGCAGTATACTTGGGAAGTTTTCGACCCAGCTACTGTTATAACAGTGGGTGTTTTTGACAACTGTCAAATCGGAGGGAAGGAATCAAATGGAGGACACAACTCAAACTCACACAAAGACGTCAAAATAGGCAAGGTACGGATACGTATCTCAACCTTGGAAACTGGTCGTATCTATACACATTCATATCCTTTACTTGTTCTTCAACCAAATGGAGTTAAAAAGATGGGGGAGTTGCATTTGGCTCTAAGGTTTTCCTGCACTTCATTTGCTAACATGATGTATCAATATTCACGACCCCTCTTACCAAAAATGCACTATGCAAGACCCTTTTCAGTAATGCAGCAAGACATGCTGCGTTTTCGAGCCACAAATATAGTTGCTATGAGGCTCGGACGAGCAGAACCAGCACTCCGGAAAGAGGTGGTTGAGTACATGTCTGACGTGGATGCACATCTCTGGAGCATGCGGAGAAGCAAGGCAAATTTCTTCCGCCTTATGTCAGTATTCTCAGGACTATTTGCTGTAGGAAGATGGTTTGGTGATATATGCATATGGAGAAACCCTATCACAACAGTCTTGGTCCACATTTTATTTCTTATGCTCGTTTGTTTTCCCGAGCTGATCTTGCCTACCGTGTTCCTCTACATGTTTTTGATCGGGGTTTGGAACTATAGGTACCGTCCTAGGTACCCTCCGCATATGAATATAAAGATCTCACAGGCTGATACTTCATTTCCTGATGAACTTGATGAGGAGTTTGACACTTTCCCAACTAGCAAGAGTCCAGAGCTTGTGAGAATGAGGTATGATCGGTTAAGGAGCGTGGCTGGAAGGATTCAAACCGTGGTTGGCGATGTTGCAACACAAGGTGAGCGGTTCCAGGCTCTATTAAGCTGGCGGGATCCACGTGCTACGGCCATCTTTGTGACATTTTGTTTAGTAGCTGCTATTGTGTTGTATGTGACTCCATTCCAAGTGATTGCTGCTTTATCTGGGTTCTATGCCATGAGACATCCTAGGTTTCGCTATCGCTTGCCTTCAGTGCCCATCAATTTCTTCCGCCGTCTGCCTGCTAGGACAGATAGTATGCTGTAAATTTGAGGTCAGATTATTATTTCAGCCATACTTTAGATCTTGTTTCTAACCTTTGATTTTATATAAGTTATTGTAGTTGTTCTGGTGATTTACCTTTAACGCAAGCATTTCTGTACAATAATGAACTGTAATGTTGTCTTTCCGACAACGAGAAAATAACTAAGCCATATGAGTAATTAACTAGTAGTATGAAGTATTTGTGATTTTCCAATTTATGGGTATCTGATGAATTTAGGTTCCGTTTGGTATTGTGTAAAGCGTTTTTATTGAAAATgctttttccattttcaataattttacattgtttggtttggcaagggatgaaaaataattttccacAACTCTTGCAAAGGTGGAAAAATATTTTCTATTTGAAAGGAAGAAAACCACTTTTCCATCTTCCCTTTTTCCATCAATATTATTCACCCATACACCATACTCTCCCAGTTTACtttttttctattaattttcttgtaaggaaccaaacaaagaaaaactagtttggaattacGTATTTCCTTAAAAAAGTGTTTcatggaaaattatttttcacttAAAACGTTTTATGCCGAACCAAACGGAAATGCACAATGAAAATTCTTGTCTTTGTTATTCATCATCCTAATATCTCAACCTAGTAACTACCCTTCCGCAAGCGTAATAACAATAGAATTATCAATACAAttggagaaaataaaaaaataaaaatcatcttCAATATTATTTGCCAAagtcggtttttttttttttttttttttttgacataggcttaATATTGCATAATAAACGTTTACAACTACAAAAACAAGATTACAAAACAAACTATgaaaaaactacaataaactgAAAAGGCAGCAATCCCTTCGTTGTTGGATCCTCGGTTGTTGATATGACTTTGTTTACACCGTCAATTTTCCAATAGCGTGCCAAAGCCATTTTTAGTGGGTTCCTTTGAGAAGATTGAGTTGTTGGGGAAGTAAGCAATTGATAAatttaaaaagtgataccgcaagtgcacggtgtctgttgttagcagatactagcaaatacgggtcgatcccacagggagacaagttctattagtttttgcccaattatgcGAACTATTTCAAAAAACGAAAGTTGAATTTGGTTTGCTAACTAACgaaactaaaacaataatataaatgtgcaaattatcaatgaattaaaggtctagggcgtctgttcggttcaccatgcttataccaatccaagaacacaaatcaattcggaaatgaataaactaagccgagcaattaaagtacatgctaatcctacggtcgggtcttaacactttcaattcaacatatgcagtacgatcgctaacataatcagaattgccaattgcactaagcctctaaaaatacgatctttcgtttctaattcctattagctagaaaatcaatccatgaaattggccgataacatgaatcaacaattaaaacaaatcaattggaattactcaagcaataatctataaattagcaaactttaatgcataccaatcatggtataaacatggcttccctaacttagccctagaatataactactcgctcataattgaattaacaagcatgaaatacataatgaaaacgagattcataatcaaaggacgaattaatctaagaaacgaaaataataagaaagaattaaagcaaaagaaattattgaattacctctagattgatgaattgaaaattgaaagctAGGGTTCGACAATGGAATAAGAGAAGAATAGAAAACTAGAACTGACGTGAAAAAATTCTCAGGGAAAAAaacgtaaaaaaataaaagcataagggaatacattaattcccttgaggtattttagtgtttcctaaattctaaacaaaaaaggaaaataataataataacataagTTATCATTTAATTGAACGATCACGAGAAACGACGCAACGAACCCGCATGGAAGTAgctgggcggagaaaccagcgggcccgctggtgggtcgctggttttcgcgcccaaggggaagattgggccatcgttttgggcttcgggcgaatcggatagtcgagccatcttgtttatgtcataactcttgttctacaatgcctataaggacgtgtgacctgtcgttggaaagctcttgaagtctactttctaggccaataaaaatcgcctcattccgacatgtagaacttgagatatcatcaaaagagtgaacgcttgtccgttttgatgcttagaaaaatagcgtttagcttcgttattgactcaaaattatccctagagatatgcaatgatcctcgagtcaacattccatccgttcatcatccaaatcaactcataacactccgaaagcatccaaatgaccgtaaaatcacctgaaacattaagaaaacacaaacggggcgtaatagagtacgacaacaataacttatgcaaatgtgatcctaaatgcaactaaaatgatataaatgcctaataatgcaacctaaatgcgcctaaaataccctatacaaatatgactcatcaacaATTGAAGGCTCCCTTATAAACCTGTGACACTTTAAAACCAAGGAAAGAAGCGGAAGAGTGGTAACGACACAAGCTGGTTGCGAAAGGCTTGTGAAATGGTCACAAGCAACCAAAGTCACTAAAAGTGACTCGAAAAGCATGCTATGAACCCCCATAAAATGGGGAGCAGCGTTCAAATAAAAGGTTTTGAAAGTGACAAACAAAGTTGTCGCTAACCTAAAATGAGAATTAACTTTAGTTAATCTCAAAGACCAACTGACAACCAACACCCATGTTAACCAAAACCCCCTTCCACACTGGTCTTCCTTCCCTGACATAAAACCCAGAACATAGCCTCCAAAACTATTAACACCACACAAGGACATGCCTCCAGAAACTGAACATCCTTCAGCATAGGCCATGCCCTTAAATCGCATTACCTCCATTAACCTTTTAACTAATACCAACATTATTCCTCCAATCTCCCAAATTAGGCCATCCCACATAGGATTCCCTAATAACACCCACATAAACTTAACACATTCTTTACCAAAACTTACAACAACCTTATTTAGGAAAACATCCAACCATAACAAAGAGAAACTAAACAAAACTACCCACATCAGCATATAAACACACAACATTCACTAAAACCCAACCAAACCACAACACAGCCAAGGAGAAGGTACGGGAAAATCACAAAACCACaatacaaaattaattttgCCAAAGTCGTTTCACTGGCGACCTCGGCTTCAACCATGCTCAAAAATGAAAAAGCAATTCACACCAAATATTGGGTTTTCTGAACAAAATTACGCTCAAATAAAATTAAACCCATTGTTCTCATGGGCTTAATGGCACAAGGAGAGTCGATAGTCTTTGGTCATATAATACCACACAGTCAGATCCAACATCCACAACAGAGCAGTAAATCTTCTACAAACCAAACATTACCACTTTAGCTAATTGCCAAACCACTGTAATCTGCAACAATTAGTGTCAAAATCCACCAAAAATGTGCCTAACAACTAACAAGTGCCCCCACAAAATCCAACAGCCAGCCAAGTCAATAGGCCAATAACATCCGCCATCAACTCCGCGAACAACAAAGCTGTTAAACACTTTATCTATTTGTTCATTTAAAAGCTAAACacaatttagcatttgaatAAGTGTAAGTATTGTGTCccacatcaaaagaaaaagcaaACTTCCACTTTATAACTTAAACTATCATTTTGATCTGTGCAACGCATAAGAACATTTTGTAAAGGATTAGAAAAACTTACATTGCTCCACATACATTTTGTAAATAAGTACTaatgttattattgtt
This Spinacia oleracea cultivar Varoflay chromosome 6, BTI_SOV_V1, whole genome shotgun sequence DNA region includes the following protein-coding sequences:
- the LOC110778531 gene encoding FT-interacting protein 3, with product MNNLKLGVDVVSAHDLMPKDGQGSSSAFVELHFDGQKFRTTIKEKDLSPVWDESFYFNISDPSVLPHLALDVYVYNQNRATHSRSFLGKVTLSGTSFVPRSDAVVLHYPLEKRGIFSRIKGELGLKVYITDDPTIKSSTPIPDAENHAQAAKSEVRHTFRHLPNSNQSHSHSHPQSHSHSHPQTHSHPQHEHHHGSHVEASHEASYQEVQEMKMKAEAPPPKIVRMHSASAAQPVDFALKETSPYLGGGRVVGGRIVHADKTASTYDLVERMQFLYVRVVRARDLPNMDLTGSLDPFVEVRVGNYKGVTKHLDKNDHPEWNVVFAFSKDRLQASVLEVKVKDKDLIKDDFVGIVRFDLHEVPSRVPPDSPLAPQWYRLEDKKGEKVKGELMLAVWLGTQADESYSEAWHSDTAGIDIQSSAASALLRSKVYHAPRLWYVRVNVIEAQDLIPTEKNRFPEVFCKAQIGHQIMKTKPVQARTLNSLWNEDLLFVAAEPFDDHLVITVEDRVAPGKDEIIGRVIIPLSQIDRRADDRLIPSRWFHLEKPVAVDIDQLKKEKFASRLHLRVCLDGGYHVLDESTHYSSDLRPTAKQLWKPTIGVLELGILSAEGLHPMKTRDNRGTSDTYCVAKYGHKWVRTRTLVDSLSPKYNEQYTWEVFDPATVITVGVFDNCQIGGKESNGGHNSNSHKDVKIGKVRIRISTLETGRIYTHSYPLLVLQPNGVKKMGELHLALRFSCTSFANMMYQYSRPLLPKMHYARPFSVMQQDMLRFRATNIVAMRLGRAEPALRKEVVEYMSDVDAHLWSMRRSKANFFRLMSVFSGLFAVGRWFGDICIWRNPITTVLVHILFLMLVCFPELILPTVFLYMFLIGVWNYRYRPRYPPHMNIKISQADTSFPDELDEEFDTFPTSKSPELVRMRYDRLRSVAGRIQTVVGDVATQGERFQALLSWRDPRATAIFVTFCLVAAIVLYVTPFQVIAALSGFYAMRHPRFRYRLPSVPINFFRRLPARTDSML